One window of the Nitrospirota bacterium genome contains the following:
- a CDS encoding integrase core domain-containing protein: protein ATYWWMIDYNEHRPHDSLGSLTPDECLKNYTGNSTFKLST from the coding sequence AAGCTACGTACTGGTGGATGATCGACTACAATGAGCACCGTCCCCATGACTCCCTCGGGAGTCTGACGCCGGATGAATGTCTGAAAAACTACACCGGAAACTCTACTTTTAAACTGTCTACTTGA